The DNA segment TCTTCAGGTAATGATTGGCAGGGTAATACATATGGATCATTCTGAAAGAGACCTCTTTCACCTTGTTAACAAGCAGGTATTTGTGTGGTAATAACCAGACTTTTCCCCAACAGATATTAGTGACCAATGTATTCCAGTAATTTGTGACATATGGAATGGATACAATATCCCTTTGAAATAAAGCGGtttagcggtctaaggcactgcattttagtgctagaggcgtcactacagactccctggttcgaatccaggctgtatcacaaccggccgtgattgggagtcacatagggtgacacacaattggcccaacgtcgtccggggtaggccgtcattgtaaataagaatttgttcttaattaaatgacttgcctagttaaataaatataacaGATGTTATAATCAAACTGAATCGCTTCAAACTAAAACGTGTCGTTCCTGTAAAGTCTTGAAAGGGAATGTACATCCCTAGTTCTGTCCAGACTATGGTTCTGACCTACAAATACACTGGATTGTTTACGCTTCGACAAAGTGTAAGACCAACTAAGTGTGGTCTCTTCGGTGTACCGTAGCAGTGCCGTACATCAGACGCAATTGTCGAAGTGCTTCATCCACAACAGAGGTCACAAACAGACAGGTACAGCTGTTACGTGTTTATACTATTACAAATACATGAAATAAGACGCAAGTGtttgaaatataaatatattgtaCTACTGAAGACATATTTTATTGTTTCATAGTTAAATGTGTCATTGCTGCTTCCCAAGGTCCACTGCGAACGTTAAATAGCAGGCTAACTAGCTTGCTAGCTCCCTAGTCGGCAGGCTGTgctagttatctagctaactACAGTACAATCCAAGAGTATCTGATCATGGAAACCTAACATCTCTATGGTACTATGAAATATTCTTACAGTCGGTGGTGTGTTCCTGTATGCTTTCATGaactaatttagctagctagttccaCAAGTCAAACCCCCCTGATGCTGTGTGTTAGGATGGGAGGAGACCACGGCAGTAAACTAAACCTGCCAGACTTTAAGCAGTGGAAGGTAGAGGGAACACCTCTGGAGTTCACACAGCAGAGACTGGCAGCTAGAGGACTGAAGGACCCGTGGGcacggtgagagagagggagatcttTCCATTAAAGATGTGTACATGtaaagtgccttcggaaagtattcacacaccttgactttttccacattttgttaaattaaataaataaataaacccggcaatctacacacaataacccatagtgacagcgaaaacaggtttttagaaatgtttgcaaattcattTAAAATAAACGGATatcgtatttacataagtattcagaccctttgctatgagactcggccaaactgagaaattgggggagaagggccttgtttaccaagaacccggtggtcactgacagagctccagagttcctctgtggagatgggagaaccttccagaaggacaaccatctctgcagcactccaccaatcaggcctttaagttagagtggccagaaggaagccactcctcagtaaaaggcacatgacagctcgcttggagtttgccaaaaggcacctaaagactctcagaccatgacaaacaagattctctgctctgatgaaaccaagattgaacttttggcctgattgccaagcgtcacatctggaggaaacctggcaccatccctacggtgaagcatggtggtggcagcatcatgctgttgggatgtttttcagtggcagggactgggagactagtcaggatagagggaaagatgaacagagccaagtgcagagatccttgatgaaaacctgctccagagcgctcaggacctcagactggggcgatggttcaccttccaacagaacaacgaccctaagcacacagccaagagaacgcaggagtggcttcgggacaagtctctgaatgtccttgagtggtccagccagagcctgatcgaacatctctggagagagcttgagaggatctgcagtgaataatgggagaaacaccccagatacaggtgtgccaagcttgtagcgtcatacccaagaagactcaatgctgtaatcgctgccaaaggtgcttcagcaaagtactaagtaaagagtttgaatacttatgtaaatgtaatatttgtttttttatttttaataaattagcaaaaatgtcccaaaaaatgttgctttgtcattatggggttttatttgtagattgtggaaaaagtcaagcggtctgaatacttcctgaacgCTCTGTGTATGTGAGTGATACTGATGTTATTCTCTCCCACCCACAGTAATGAGGTGTGGAGGTACGTGGGAGGGTTCAGCCGTCCTGTATCCCTGGGAGACGTGATGCTGAGGGGTTTTAAATGGGGCTTTGCTGCCTTTGCTGTGGCTCTGACTGTAGAGTACGCTCTCTTCCCCCCCAAGAAGTCTGgccactgacctctaaccccagAACGCTTCGGAACACAACCGGATCAGATGATTTTCCTGTATAATAAATGTTGAGTGTTTTCATCCACTAAATGGCTGGTTGTGTTGGTATGGTTGGTGTAGTGTGGTTGGTGTAGTGtgggtggtgttggtgtggttgtgttggtgtagtgtggtgtgattGGTGTAGTGTGGTTGGTGTGGTGTGGTTCACTAAATGGCTggttgtgttggtgtggtgtCTTTGTGTTGGTGTAGTGTGGTTGGGTTGGTGTAGTGTGGTTGGTAATAGTATTACTCTCCCTGCTACTCTGACACTGAAAAAGGCACACGGCCAGGGTTTATATGTTTGCAGTTTTCCTGTAAATTAGGCTACTTTGAaaacaaatacactgctcaaaaaaataaagggaacacttaaacaacacaatgtaactccaagtcaatcacacttctgtgaaatcaaactgtccacttaggaagcaacactgattgacaatacatttcacatgctgttgtgcaaatggaatagacaacaggtggaaattataggcaattagcaagacatccccaataaaggagtggttctgcaagtggggaccacagaccacttctcagttcctatgcttcctggctgatgttttggtcacttttgaatgctggcggtgctttcactctagtggtagcatgagacggagtctacaacccacacaagtggctcaggtagtgcagctcatccaggatggcacatcaatgcgagctgtggcaagaaggtttgctgtgtctgtcagcgtagtgtccagagcatggaggcgctaccaggagacaggccagtacatcaggagacgtggaggaggccgtaggagggcaacaacccagcagcagggccgctacctccgcctttgtgcaaggaggagcaggagaaacactgccagagccctgcaaaatgacctccagcaggccacaaatgtgcatgtgtctgctcaaacggtcagaaacagactccatgagggtggtatgagggcccgacgtccacaggtgggggttgtgcttacagcccaacgccgtgcaggacgtttggcatttgccagagaacaccaagattggcaaattcgccactgacgccctgtgctcttcacagatgaaagcaggttcacactgagcacgtgacagatgtgacagagtctggagacgccgtggagaacgttctgctgcctgcaacatcctccagcatgaccggtttggcggtgggtcagtcatggtgtggggtggcatttctttggggggccgcacagccctccatgtgctcgccagaggtagcctgactgccattaggtaccgagatgagatcctcagaccccttgtgagaccatatgctggtgcggttggccctgggttcctcctaatgcaagacaatgctagacctcatgtggctagagtgtgtcagcagttcctgcaagaggaaggcattgatgctatggactggcccgcccgttccccagacctgaatccaattgagcacatctgggacatcatgtctcgctccatccaccaacgcctagttgcaccacagactgtccaggagttggtggatgctttagtccaggtctgggaggagatccctcaggagaccatccgccacctcatcaggagcatgcccaggcgttgtagggagggcatacaggcacgtggaggccacacacactactgagcctcattttgacttgttttaaggacattacatcaaagttggatcagcctgtagtgtggttttccactttaattttgagtgtgactccaaatccagacctccatgggttgataaattggatttccattgattatttttgtgtgattttgttgtcagcacattcaactatgtaaagaaaaaagtatttaataagattatttctttcattcagatctaggatgtgttgtttaagtgttccctttatttttttgagcagtatatattggtTGCAGGTTTTTGGGCTACTTCTAAATTGCACTGCGGCCACCATCTATGCATTTTACTGTGACCAGCTGACTCAGACAGCGAGGCAGgtggggatggaggaggaggtgttgagAGAGTACTGCCGGCGAGTCACCTGAGTGAGAGGAGAGCAGCATGTGATGTGAGAACAAGGAAATACCGCACTAGCCGGGTAATATGAAGACATCTATTGGATAAATGCGGCTATTCCTTTTGCAGcaaattattttttggggggatggttTTTAGGCCTTGTGGGTTGATTTTTGATTTTTGCCCACATTTTTTTTTAGCTATACCTGGAAATCCTGCATGACCACCGTTCAGCTTTTACCATCTTTATTTCCTTAACACAGCTGGGGTCATTAGTACACAGTCCATAGCTAACTGTTTTACAACCCAAATTCAGCTAGGTCCCTCGATCATTTCTGACCGTTTTAGTTACCTTATTCTCAGAGACTCTGTCGCTGATGCACTCCGTTTACTCTACTGAAGGAGACCCCCAGGTGTGCTGGTGGTGGAATGGCTGGGCATCCTCCAGGTGTTTAGGAAATACTGGTATACACTTTTTATacacacattttctgaaattgaaAGTTAAAGGAGATTCATGTTGTTGCTCTGCTCTCCCGGTCAGTCCTGCTTCCTGGTTGTTAACCAAGCACAAGCACTTTGCCGTCACCAGGACAACGACCATCACCACCAGACCATCCAGGCTGTGGTTCTGCAACCTGGGGTATAATCAATACTGATTATGTTGCAACAGAAAATACAGACAAGTTTCTATTGAACAAATCCAGGTAGGTCCCTCTCCATTTGGTTTGGTTGTTAAACAGTTCCTGTAATGATTCCACCCAGCTGAGGTTCTGGGTTTGGGGCTCAGATGGCCCGCCCCATGGGAACAATGTGACACACCCCCTCCTACAGAAGAACATGGGTCCCACTGGGTCAGGAAGGCCCTCTCACTGTGgtgatcacacacacagacagtcacacacacacacagacacacccataACTTAGTTTTATTGTTCAGCACTGTACTGTAGGCGACTTTGGATAAAAAGCATCTGCTAAGTGGTATACAGCATATTGTGGTACTGTTTAGTTATTACAGGAGTTATCTTATCCACACATGATGGAGATGCTGTAGGCAGGCTTTCTAGCTTAGATATAAGATACTCACACAGAGACATGGACCACGCACGACAGTTACGAACTCACGGTTTAATCTCTGTAGTTATCGACAGggtaagagtgtgcaaagctgtcatcaagacaaagggtggctactttaaaaaatataaaatatcttttgatttgtttaatacttttttggttactacatgatttcatatgtgttatttcatggttttgatgtcttcactattattctacaatgtagaaaatagcaaaaaaaataaacttaaatgagtaggtgtgtctaaacttttgactggtactgtacggggggggggggtccatacGCCCCCCAGTTAGGAACGACTGGTCTATAGTATGAGCTGTGTAATTTGATTGGAACCACTGGTCTATAGTATGAGCTGTgtaatttgattgagaccactgGTCTATAGTATGGGCTGTGTAATTTGATTGGAACCACTGGTCTATAGTACGGGCTGTGCAATTTGATTGGAACCACTGGTCTATAGTATGGGCTGTgtaatttgattgagaccactgGTCTATAGTATGGGCTGTGTAATTTGATTgataccactggtctatagtaCGGGCTGTGTAATCTGATTGGAACCACTGGTCTATAGTATGGGCTGTGTAATTTGATTGGAACCACTGGTCTATAGTATGGGCTGTGTAATTTGATTGGAACCACTGGTCTATAGTATGGGCTGTgtaatttgattgagaccactgGTCTATAGTATGGGCTGTgtaatttgattgagaccactgGTCTATAGTACGGGCTGTGTAATCTGATTGGAACCACTGGTCTATAGTATGGGCTGTGTAATTCGATTgataccactggtctatagtaTGGGCTGTgtaatttgattgagaccactgGTCTATAGTATGGGCTGTGTAATTTGATTGGAACCACTGGTCTATAGTATGGGCTGTGTAATTTGATTGGAACCACTGGTCTATAGTATGGGCTGTGTAATCTGATTGGAACCACTGGTCTATAGTATGGGCTGTgtaatttgattgagaccactgGTCTATAGTACGGGCTGTGTAATTTGACTGATATTGCTGCCCAGCAGACAATATGAAGGGCCTCatcgggcacacacacacacaaaatactaaaataagcAACTGTagccggtgtgaaatggctagttagttagcggtggtgcgcgctaatagcgtttcaatcagtgacgtcactcgctctgagacttgaagtaggtttccccttgcgtggcgcgatgggtaacgatgcttcgtggggtgttagttgttgatgtgtgtaAGGGTCCAtgattcgagcccaggttggggcgaagagagggacggaacctatacTGTTACACAACTAATTCTCAAACCTCGAGCAATAGGACTTTAaatcaattacaaattacatgaccctcccctggaatAAAAAAAACCACAAACTAAACCCTCCCCCTGATTGAAAATGCACGATCCtccccccattttcctccaggtaacagGTGTGTACATTTCGACGGCtccctaatgttttgctttttccTCAACCTAAATATGCTGCACTGCCCATGAATTCTGAAACATGATCTACAAGGAAAAACAATGTACTACGGTAGGTCTAATTACAGTGGAGTCAAAACACTTCAATATATCAACTGTCTGTTCACCTTTTAAattgtactgtatgttataaaccGTGCACCCTGTCTGCATAGAGCAAAAAACttgaaattatactgaacaaaagtataaacgcaacatgcaacaacttcaaagagtttactgagttacagttcatattagaaaatcagtcaattaaaataaattcattaggctgtaatctatggatttcacatgattggggaGGGAAACtgggccaggcccagccaatcagaatgagttattccccacaaaagggctttattacagagatAAATATTCAACACCCCTTCCCCCTCCCCGCCGGTGAAGAAGCCGcatatggaggtcctgggttggcgtggttacacgtggtctgcgtttgtgaggtcggttggacgtcctgccaaattctctaaaacgacattagaGGCAGCtagggtagagaaattaacattacattttctggcaaatTCTCTTGCCAATTGCTCACTCTGAGACATTTGCGGCATTttcttgtgtgacaaaactgcacattttaaagtggacttttattgtcccccagcacaaggtgcacctgtgtaatgatcatgctgtttaatcagtttcttgatatgccacacctgtcaggtggatggattatcttggccaaggagaaatgctcatttctgtttttttccccccatttcagctcatgaaacatgggaccaacactttacaggttgcgtttatattgttgttcagcaTATGACAGGTCCAATGAAATGGGATACACATGGTCATTTGTTGTAGCGCTACTTCGGGAATATGAACTCATGACCGGAAAAGGAATGAGAAATGTATTCTGCAATGTGGTGTTCTTTATAAACTGAATTTCACAGTGTTCAGACGAACACAAGTCAAACCGTCTGTTC comes from the Salmo trutta chromosome 21, fSalTru1.1, whole genome shotgun sequence genome and includes:
- the ndufb3 gene encoding NADH dehydrogenase [ubiquinone] 1 beta subcomplex subunit 3, producing MGGDHGSKLNLPDFKQWKVEGTPLEFTQQRLAARGLKDPWARNEVWRYVGGFSRPVSLGDVMLRGFKWGFAAFAVALTVEYALFPPKKSGH